The Saccharothrix variisporea genome has a segment encoding these proteins:
- a CDS encoding LLM class flavin-dependent oxidoreductase has translation MRAGITILPEYRWKHARPRWEAAERYGFATAWTFDHVGWGPLVDGPWFGSVPTLALAAEATSRIELGMLVASPNFRHPLPFARELTALDDVSDGRFTLGVGAGGQGGYDSTVFGGTNHARSPSARYAEFVELLDLLLTQDDVTWSGQYYRAVGARTLPGCVQRPRIPFVVAANGPKSLALAARYGQGWVTTGTRHDTLDNWWTSLAELSARFEEATADRPGLRRVLQSDAAPVYSLSSVECYRDFLGRAQELGFTDMAAPWPRESGVFAGDEGILETVATEVLPTL, from the coding sequence ATGCGCGCAGGGATCACGATCCTGCCGGAGTACCGCTGGAAGCACGCCCGACCCCGGTGGGAGGCCGCCGAGCGCTACGGCTTCGCCACCGCGTGGACCTTCGACCACGTCGGCTGGGGCCCGTTGGTCGACGGCCCGTGGTTCGGCAGCGTGCCCACGTTGGCGCTGGCGGCCGAGGCGACCTCGCGGATCGAACTGGGGATGCTCGTGGCGTCCCCGAACTTCCGCCACCCACTGCCGTTCGCCCGCGAGTTGACGGCTCTGGACGACGTGTCCGACGGCCGTTTCACGCTGGGCGTCGGGGCAGGCGGCCAGGGCGGCTACGACAGCACGGTCTTCGGCGGCACCAACCACGCCCGCAGCCCGTCCGCCAGGTACGCGGAGTTCGTCGAACTGCTGGACCTGCTGCTGACCCAGGACGACGTGACCTGGTCGGGGCAGTACTACCGGGCCGTGGGCGCGCGCACCCTGCCGGGCTGCGTGCAACGCCCCCGAATCCCGTTCGTGGTAGCCGCCAACGGCCCCAAGTCCCTGGCCCTGGCCGCCCGCTACGGCCAGGGCTGGGTCACCACCGGGACGCGCCACGACACCTTGGACAACTGGTGGACGTCCTTGGCAGAACTCTCGGCCCGCTTCGAGGAGGCCACAGCAGACCGACCGGGCCTACGCAGGGTCCTGCAATCCGACGCCGCCCCGGTGTACTCGCTGTCCAGCGTCGAGTGCTACCGCGACTTCCTGGGCCGAGCGCAGGAACTGGGCTTCACCGACATGGCCGCCCCGTGGCCCCGGGAGTCGGGCGTGTTCGCCGGCGACGAAGGCATCCTCGAAACCGTG
- a CDS encoding SigE family RNA polymerase sigma factor — protein sequence MGVPEGFQEFVATASPRLLRTAFLLTRDVGHAEDLLQTALARAWRSWSRIDGAAEPYVRRIMVNTYATWWRRRWRAETPTDEVPERVGESIEDAVDRREWLWDALGRLPRRQRAAVVLRYYEDLSEAEVAAVLGCSVGTVKSQTSRALAKLRLDETVVREGAGR from the coding sequence GTGGGGGTTCCCGAAGGGTTCCAGGAGTTCGTGGCGACGGCGTCGCCGCGCCTCCTGCGCACCGCGTTCTTGCTGACCCGCGACGTCGGGCACGCCGAAGACCTGCTCCAGACCGCGCTCGCCCGCGCGTGGCGGTCGTGGAGCCGGATCGACGGCGCGGCCGAGCCGTACGTGCGGCGGATCATGGTCAACACCTACGCCACGTGGTGGCGGCGGCGTTGGCGGGCCGAGACACCGACCGACGAGGTGCCCGAACGGGTCGGCGAGTCCATCGAGGACGCCGTCGACCGGCGGGAGTGGTTGTGGGACGCCCTCGGGCGGTTGCCGCGGCGGCAGCGGGCCGCGGTGGTGCTGCGGTACTACGAGGACCTGTCCGAGGCCGAGGTGGCGGCGGTGCTGGGCTGCTCGGTGGGCACGGTCAAGAGCCAGACCAGTCGTGCGCTGGCCAAGCTGCGGCTGGACGAGACGGTCGTGCGGGAAGGAGCGGGGCGGTGA
- a CDS encoding Hsp20/alpha crystallin family protein, with the protein MEWLTVHRGRPDPGPLREMDRWWNLIGRTLGRPWDVTTDDADPHSVDVVVTRDAYLIATVVPDLDVRVEVHDHDVRADGVPVLRSRVGITARPSSGGFYFCATIPAEVDVDRIEAWLLDGVLVVRAPLTWAGRATA; encoded by the coding sequence GTGGAGTGGCTGACGGTCCACCGGGGTCGTCCGGACCCGGGGCCGCTGCGCGAGATGGACCGGTGGTGGAACCTCATCGGCCGCACCCTCGGCCGCCCCTGGGACGTCACCACCGACGACGCCGACCCGCACTCGGTGGACGTCGTCGTCACCCGGGACGCCTACCTCATCGCCACCGTCGTGCCCGACCTGGACGTCCGGGTCGAGGTGCACGACCACGACGTGCGGGCGGACGGCGTGCCGGTGCTGCGTTCCCGCGTCGGCATCACCGCCCGCCCCTCCTCCGGCGGTTTCTACTTCTGCGCCACCATCCCCGCCGAGGTCGACGTGGACCGCATCGAGGCGTGGCTGCTCGACGGGGTCCTGGTGGTGCGCGCCCCGCTCACCTGGGCTGGGCGGGCGACTGCGTGA
- a CDS encoding MFS transporter, with protein sequence MTQLTTGVRAGYALGSFTTGAFGTVPGLLLLPYLTDRLAVPAAVAGVLVLAPKAWDVLFNPVAGRISDRAGVRRPFLLRGGIAVAVLFAALFAGPFTGAAGAVYVAAVFLLCATAYAFFQVPYVAMAAELTTDYDERTRLMAWRITVLALAILVSGAGAPAVRDAGGYGLVGVAVGVLILAGTLATYLGTRDAARHVPTAAGLRELVGAVRESRPFRLLLAVFVVQAVGLGTMLAGVDYFARLVLGDQSLQTWLFVGFVGPALVVMPLWQRVGRRRGKRFGLVVASVLFAAAVVGLTASRALPVWGVLALMAVIGVGYAGMQVFPLAMLPDVISAAERRAGSTRAGLFSGVWTAGETLGLALGPGAYGLVLGLGGYVAGTGAAVQPDSAVTAALLGFTALPALLVVLALPLLPREETA encoded by the coding sequence ATGACCCAGCTCACCACCGGGGTCCGCGCCGGGTACGCGCTGGGCTCGTTCACCACCGGCGCGTTCGGCACCGTGCCGGGGCTGCTCCTGCTGCCGTACCTGACCGACCGGCTGGCCGTGCCCGCCGCCGTCGCCGGGGTGCTGGTGCTCGCGCCCAAGGCGTGGGACGTGCTGTTCAACCCGGTCGCGGGCCGGATCAGCGACCGGGCGGGCGTGCGGCGACCGTTCCTGCTGCGCGGCGGCATCGCGGTGGCGGTGCTGTTCGCGGCGCTGTTCGCCGGGCCGTTCACGGGTGCGGCGGGCGCGGTGTACGTGGCCGCGGTGTTCCTGCTGTGCGCGACCGCGTACGCGTTCTTCCAGGTCCCGTACGTGGCGATGGCGGCGGAGCTCACCACCGACTACGACGAGCGCACCCGGCTCATGGCGTGGCGGATCACCGTGCTGGCGCTGGCGATCCTGGTCAGCGGGGCGGGCGCGCCGGCCGTGCGGGACGCGGGCGGGTACGGGCTGGTGGGCGTGGCGGTCGGGGTGCTGATCCTGGCCGGGACGCTGGCGACCTACCTGGGCACGCGGGACGCGGCGCGGCACGTGCCCACCGCCGCCGGCCTGCGCGAACTGGTCGGGGCGGTGCGGGAGTCGCGCCCGTTCCGGCTGCTGCTGGCCGTGTTCGTGGTGCAGGCCGTCGGGCTGGGCACGATGTTGGCGGGCGTGGACTACTTCGCCCGGCTGGTGCTGGGCGACCAGTCGTTGCAGACGTGGCTGTTCGTCGGGTTCGTGGGTCCGGCGCTGGTGGTCATGCCGCTGTGGCAGCGGGTCGGGCGGCGGCGCGGCAAGCGGTTCGGGCTGGTGGTGGCGTCGGTGCTGTTCGCCGCCGCCGTGGTCGGGCTGACCGCGTCCCGGGCGCTGCCGGTGTGGGGCGTGCTCGCGCTGATGGCGGTGATCGGTGTCGGGTACGCCGGGATGCAGGTGTTCCCGCTGGCCATGCTGCCGGACGTGATCAGCGCGGCGGAGCGGCGGGCCGGGAGCACCCGGGCCGGGCTGTTCTCCGGGGTGTGGACGGCCGGCGAGACCCTGGGTCTGGCGCTGGGGCCGGGTGCGTACGGGCTGGTGCTGGGCCTGGGCGGGTACGTCGCCGGCACCGGCGCGGCGGTGCAGCCCGACAGCGCCGTGACCGCCGCCCTGCTCGGGTTCACCGCCCTGCCCGCGCTGCTGGTCGTGCTCGCCCTGCCGCTGCTGCCCCGTGAGGAGACCGCATGA